A stretch of the Streptomyces sp. NBC_01428 genome encodes the following:
- a CDS encoding gluconokinase, producing the protein MVGSATAPAIIVVMGVSGSGKTTLGRLLAVRRGEPFVEGDELHPPENIAKMSAGEALTDEDRAPWLRAVADVIRAATESGKGAVISCSALRHDYRCLFRAAGPGVWFLYLALDREVAEARAGGRSGHFMPVALLDSQFAALEPLRGDEPGLTVDAASGTEAILERAEAALARFEPPRQR; encoded by the coding sequence ATGGTGGGATCGGCCACGGCACCGGCGATCATCGTGGTGATGGGTGTTTCCGGTTCGGGCAAGACGACGCTGGGCCGGCTGCTCGCCGTCCGCCGCGGGGAGCCGTTCGTGGAGGGCGACGAACTGCATCCGCCGGAGAACATCGCGAAGATGTCAGCTGGTGAGGCCCTGACCGACGAGGACCGCGCGCCCTGGCTCCGGGCCGTCGCCGACGTGATCCGTGCCGCGACGGAGAGCGGGAAGGGTGCCGTGATCTCGTGCTCGGCCCTCCGCCACGACTACCGGTGTCTCTTCCGGGCGGCCGGCCCCGGGGTGTGGTTCCTGTACCTGGCTCTGGACCGCGAGGTCGCCGAGGCCCGGGCCGGGGGACGGTCGGGACACTTCATGCCGGTCGCCCTCCTCGACTCGCAGTTCGCGGCGCTGGAGCCGCTGCGGGGCGACGAGCCGGGGCTGACGGTGGACGCGGCCTCCGGAACCGAGGCGATCCTGGAGCGGGCGGAGGCCGCTCTGGCGCGCTTCGAACCCCCTCGGCAGCGCTGA
- a CDS encoding Dps family protein, translating into MARATTPRYTVPGLTVEDAGSLIDVLQQRLNSLNDLHLTLKHVHWNVVGPHFIAVHEMLDPQVDRVRAMADDVAERIAALGGVAHGTPGALVDGRTWEDYSVGRADAMAHLGALDLVYTGLIEDLRAAVKKAGDIDPATEDLLIGQLRDLEQFQWFIRAHLETAGGTLATDGATTEKDAAKQSVDH; encoded by the coding sequence ATGGCGCGCGCCACCACCCCCCGTTACACCGTCCCCGGCCTCACGGTGGAGGACGCAGGCTCCCTGATCGACGTACTGCAGCAGCGCCTGAACTCTCTCAACGATCTGCACCTCACGCTCAAGCACGTCCACTGGAACGTGGTGGGCCCGCACTTCATCGCCGTGCACGAGATGCTCGACCCGCAGGTCGACCGCGTCCGCGCCATGGCCGACGACGTCGCCGAGCGCATCGCCGCGCTGGGCGGAGTCGCGCACGGCACGCCGGGCGCACTGGTCGACGGACGCACCTGGGAGGACTACAGCGTCGGCCGCGCCGACGCCATGGCTCACCTCGGAGCGCTCGACCTCGTGTACACCGGGCTGATCGAGGATCTGCGCGCCGCGGTCAAGAAGGCGGGAGACATCGACCCCGCCACCGAGGACCTGCTCATCGGGCAGCTGCGGGACCTGGAGCAGTTCCAGTGGTTCATCCGGGCGCACCTGGAGACCGCGGGCGGCACTCTCGCCACGGACGGCGCCACGACCGAGAAGGACGCGGCGAAGCAGTCCGTCGACCACTGA
- a CDS encoding glycoside hydrolase family 15 protein: MHMDRYPPIAEHGLVGDLQTAALVSSQGVVNWFCSPRFDSPSVFASLLDHDGGGYFRLAPEHADVSCKQLYYPDTGVLVTRFMSPEGVGEVVDWMPANTSRVPTDRHSLMRVIRVVRGTVRFLLECRPRFDYGRAEHELDLSSQDAVFRGPGIAGHLQATFPLTRDGQDVRGAITLGVGESAVAVFTTCAPDGEAPPPLTVDGVTESLWHEVDFWQKWLHTSHYRGRWAEMVNRSAITIKLLTYHPSGAPVAAATMGLPEQVGGERNWDYRYSWVRDGALSVRALLDLGFAEEASAFTKWLGDRMRDRADLPGERLQIMYRVDGDPHLTEETLDHWEGYRGSRPVRAGNAAADQLQLDIYGEALYALAEGKDVGVELGYHGWKGLARTLDWLSDNWDRPDEGIWETRGGRNDFTFSRVMCWVAFDRGMRLATELSRPADIPRWRNARDAILEQVMDKGWSESEQALVQHYGGDVLDASLLLIPRVGFLAAKSPGWLNTLDAMERKLVSDSLVYRYDPAASPDGLRGSEGTFSLCTYLYVDALARAGRVRPARYTFEKMHTYANHVGLFAEEIGPSGEQLGNFPQAFTHLSLIMAASTLDEAIDRQRQLR; this comes from the coding sequence ATGCATATGGACCGCTACCCTCCCATCGCCGAACACGGCCTGGTCGGCGACCTGCAGACCGCCGCCCTGGTGTCCTCCCAGGGCGTCGTGAACTGGTTCTGCTCGCCGAGGTTCGACTCCCCGAGCGTCTTCGCCTCGTTGCTCGACCACGACGGCGGGGGGTACTTCCGGCTGGCTCCCGAGCACGCGGACGTGTCCTGCAAGCAGCTCTACTACCCCGACACCGGCGTGCTGGTCACGCGGTTCATGTCCCCGGAGGGCGTGGGCGAGGTCGTCGACTGGATGCCGGCGAACACCAGCCGTGTTCCCACCGACCGGCACAGCCTGATGCGGGTGATCCGTGTGGTGCGCGGCACCGTGCGGTTCCTCCTGGAGTGCCGGCCGAGGTTCGACTACGGCCGGGCGGAGCACGAGCTCGACCTGAGCTCACAGGACGCCGTCTTCCGCGGTCCGGGGATCGCGGGTCACCTCCAGGCCACGTTCCCGCTGACCCGCGACGGCCAGGACGTGCGGGGCGCCATCACACTCGGCGTCGGCGAGTCCGCCGTCGCCGTCTTCACCACGTGTGCCCCCGATGGCGAGGCGCCCCCTCCCCTCACCGTCGACGGGGTCACGGAGAGCCTGTGGCACGAGGTGGACTTCTGGCAGAAGTGGCTCCACACCTCCCACTACCGCGGACGCTGGGCGGAGATGGTGAACCGCTCGGCCATCACCATCAAGCTCCTGACCTATCACCCGAGCGGCGCACCGGTCGCCGCCGCGACCATGGGGCTGCCGGAGCAGGTCGGCGGGGAGCGCAACTGGGACTACCGGTACTCCTGGGTGCGGGACGGCGCCCTGTCCGTGCGGGCTCTGCTCGACCTCGGTTTCGCCGAGGAGGCGTCGGCGTTCACCAAGTGGCTCGGCGACCGGATGCGGGACCGGGCCGACCTGCCCGGTGAGCGCCTGCAGATCATGTACCGGGTCGACGGCGACCCCCATCTGACCGAGGAGACCCTCGACCACTGGGAGGGCTACCGGGGATCGAGGCCGGTCCGTGCCGGCAACGCCGCCGCCGACCAGCTCCAGCTGGACATCTACGGCGAAGCGCTCTACGCCCTGGCCGAGGGCAAGGACGTCGGGGTGGAGCTGGGCTACCACGGCTGGAAGGGCCTCGCCCGGACGCTGGACTGGCTGTCCGACAACTGGGACCGCCCCGACGAGGGCATCTGGGAGACGCGCGGCGGCCGGAACGACTTCACGTTCAGCCGCGTGATGTGCTGGGTCGCCTTCGATCGCGGCATGCGCCTGGCGACCGAGCTGAGCCGCCCCGCGGACATCCCCCGCTGGCGCAACGCCCGCGACGCCATCCTCGAACAGGTCATGGACAAGGGCTGGAGCGAGTCCGAGCAGGCGCTGGTGCAGCACTACGGCGGAGACGTCCTGGACGCCTCGCTCCTGCTGATCCCCCGTGTCGGATTCCTCGCCGCGAAGAGCCCCGGCTGGCTCAACACCCTGGACGCCATGGAGCGCAAGCTGGTGTCGGACAGCCTCGTCTACCGCTACGACCCGGCCGCCTCCCCCGACGGCCTGCGCGGCTCGGAGGGCACCTTCAGCCTCTGCACGTACCTCTACGTCGACGCGCTGGCCCGCGCCGGACGCGTTCGGCCCGCCCGCTACACCTTCGAGAAGATGCACACCTACGCCAACCATGTCGGCCTGTTCGCCGAGGAGATCGGGCCGAGCGGCGAACAACTCGGCAACTTTCCGCAGGCGTTCACCCACCTGTCGCTCATCATGGCGGCATCGACCCTGGACGAGGCCATTGACCGGCAGCGACAGCTCCGCTGA
- a CDS encoding GMC family oxidoreductase, with protein MADEQHFDVIIIGTGAGGGTLAHRLAPSGKRVLVLERGDYLPRERDNWDSTAVFVKGKYRAPEFWYDKHGDPFPPEVNYYVGGNTKFYGAALFRLRPQDFGELRHHDGMSPAWPIDHQDLEPYYTQAEHLYRVHGRHGEDPTEGPAGADYAYPPVAHEPRIQQLSDDLQKQGLHPFHLPIGVDLTQDEQGRAAHGSACIRCDRVDGFPCLLGAKSDAQVICVDPALEHDNVTMLTNAEVRRLETGADGRTVTGVVTALGDGSTETFRADIVVVACGAVNSAALLLRSANDRHPRGLANSSDVVGRHYMRHNNLALMAVSKEPNPTRFQKTLALHDWYLGADDWDYPLGGIQMLGKSDADQIHGEAPRWAGAVAPDMPFEMLAHHAVDFWLCGEDLPLPTSRVTLDADGGIHLALDEKNNIAGLHRLRHKLQGMLGHLGMHEDHLLSHSIYLHKGMPIGATAHQAGTVRFGTDPASSALDVNCKAHDLDNLYVVDTSFFPSIGAVNPSLTAIANALRVGDHLLDRLR; from the coding sequence ATGGCCGACGAGCAGCACTTCGACGTCATCATCATCGGCACCGGTGCGGGCGGCGGCACACTCGCCCACCGACTGGCCCCCAGCGGCAAACGAGTTCTCGTCCTCGAGCGCGGCGACTACCTGCCGAGGGAACGGGACAACTGGGACTCCACGGCGGTGTTCGTGAAGGGCAAGTACCGCGCCCCCGAGTTCTGGTACGACAAACACGGCGACCCGTTCCCGCCCGAGGTGAACTACTACGTCGGCGGCAACACGAAGTTCTACGGCGCCGCCCTCTTCCGGCTGCGCCCGCAGGACTTCGGTGAACTCCGGCACCACGACGGGATGTCACCGGCCTGGCCGATCGACCACCAGGACCTGGAGCCGTACTACACGCAGGCCGAGCACCTCTACCGCGTGCACGGGCGACACGGTGAGGACCCGACCGAGGGTCCGGCCGGCGCGGACTACGCCTACCCTCCCGTCGCGCACGAGCCGCGCATCCAGCAACTGAGCGACGACCTCCAGAAGCAGGGGCTGCACCCCTTCCACCTGCCGATCGGCGTGGACCTCACCCAGGACGAGCAGGGCCGGGCCGCACACGGCAGCGCGTGCATCCGCTGCGACCGCGTCGACGGCTTCCCGTGTCTGCTGGGCGCCAAGTCCGACGCGCAGGTGATCTGTGTCGATCCGGCCCTCGAACACGACAACGTCACGATGCTGACGAACGCCGAAGTGCGGCGCCTGGAGACCGGCGCGGACGGCCGTACCGTCACCGGCGTCGTCACCGCCCTCGGCGACGGATCGACCGAGACCTTCCGGGCGGACATCGTGGTCGTCGCCTGCGGAGCGGTCAACTCGGCTGCCCTCCTGCTGCGTTCGGCCAACGACCGGCATCCGCGTGGCCTGGCCAACAGCTCGGACGTGGTGGGACGCCACTACATGCGGCACAACAACCTGGCTCTGATGGCCGTGTCCAAGGAACCCAATCCCACCCGGTTCCAGAAGACCCTCGCTCTGCACGACTGGTACCTGGGCGCGGACGACTGGGACTACCCCCTGGGCGGGATCCAGATGCTCGGCAAGTCCGACGCCGACCAGATCCACGGCGAGGCACCGCGCTGGGCCGGTGCGGTCGCGCCCGACATGCCGTTCGAGATGCTCGCCCACCACGCCGTCGACTTCTGGCTGTGCGGCGAGGACCTGCCACTGCCCACGAGCCGGGTCACCCTCGACGCCGACGGGGGCATCCATCTCGCCCTGGACGAGAAGAACAACATCGCGGGTCTCCACCGACTGCGCCACAAACTGCAGGGAATGCTCGGGCACTTGGGCATGCACGAAGACCATCTGCTGTCGCACAGCATCTACTTGCACAAGGGCATGCCGATCGGGGCGACCGCCCACCAGGCGGGCACGGTCAGATTCGGTACGGACCCCGCCAGTTCGGCGCTGGACGTCAACTGCAAGGCCCACGACCTGGACAACCTGTACGTGGTCGACACGTCGTTCTTCCCGAGCATCGGCGCGGTGAACCCGTCCCTGACGGCGATCGCGAACGCTCTGCGAGTCGGCGACCATCTCCTCGACCGCCTGCGGTGA
- a CDS encoding cyclase family protein: MTGSDSSAEAHAAQPGRGARPRESRAAFDALYARLRQVADDTAPPDRPGAPTGITRATVLAAAAEVRTGLTVSLASPIDTRTAPDDPHPAVHRITTRPRTAAAGLQFATDRFAMNVHGDADSHLDALCHVVFDGTLHGGVPASTVTDEGATALSVASLHDGLVGRGVLLDIPRLRGVPWLEPGDCVTYDDLVAAEAAQHVRVGAGDILLVRVGHRRRREELGPWDAARDRVGLHPAAVEFLAERRVAVLGGDGNNDTAPSPTDGVDFPVHVLALHALGVYLMDYLRFEDLVPRCAEAERWSFLCVVAPLRLPAATGSPVNPIAIL, encoded by the coding sequence TTGACCGGCAGCGACAGCTCCGCTGAGGCGCATGCAGCGCAGCCCGGACGCGGCGCGCGCCCCCGCGAGAGCCGTGCCGCCTTCGACGCGCTGTACGCGCGTCTGCGGCAGGTGGCGGACGACACCGCGCCCCCGGACAGGCCCGGTGCGCCGACCGGGATCACGCGGGCGACGGTGCTGGCCGCGGCGGCCGAGGTCCGCACGGGGCTGACGGTCTCGCTCGCGTCCCCCATCGACACCCGCACCGCGCCCGACGACCCCCACCCGGCCGTCCACCGGATCACCACCCGCCCCAGGACCGCGGCAGCGGGTCTGCAGTTCGCCACCGACCGCTTCGCGATGAACGTCCACGGTGACGCGGACAGCCACCTCGACGCCCTGTGCCACGTCGTCTTCGACGGCACGCTGCACGGCGGTGTTCCCGCGAGCACCGTCACGGACGAGGGTGCCACCGCCCTGTCCGTCGCGTCCCTGCACGACGGCCTCGTCGGCCGGGGTGTCCTGCTCGACATTCCGCGGCTGCGGGGAGTGCCGTGGCTGGAGCCCGGCGACTGCGTCACCTACGACGACCTCGTGGCCGCGGAAGCGGCGCAGCACGTTCGGGTCGGCGCCGGGGACATCCTGCTCGTGCGGGTCGGTCACCGCCGCAGGCGCGAGGAGCTCGGGCCCTGGGACGCCGCACGCGACCGCGTCGGTCTGCACCCCGCCGCCGTGGAGTTCCTGGCCGAACGCCGGGTCGCCGTGCTCGGCGGCGACGGCAACAACGACACGGCCCCCAGCCCCACCGACGGCGTGGACTTCCCCGTACACGTCCTCGCCCTCCACGCGCTCGGCGTGTATCTGATGGACTATCTGCGGTTCGAGGACCTCGTGCCTCGCTGCGCGGAGGCGGAGCGCTGGTCGTTCCTCTGCGTCGTCGCACCCCTGCGCCTGCCCGCCGCGACGGGTTCCCCCGTGAATCCCATCGCCATCCTCTGA
- a CDS encoding S8 family serine peptidase, whose amino-acid sequence MFSPSPSSAPRRRRRRLLSALAAVPLLASGLAVLQEPAQAAPSKPPVPAKPTATHKVTLVTGDVVTVTTMADGRQTADVDRPDSAVGGVKVQKIHGDLFVVPDEAAPLLSTDRLDRRLFDVTALIKMGYDDAKTPSVPLIATYTGSRTRAATEPTPPRGSKLTRSLKGIRGAVLSERKREARTFWTSVAPQGSATMSAGVDKLWLDGRVKASLKESVPLIGAPEAWKAGYTGKGVKVAVLDTGIDADHPDFAGLIDGTASFVPGEGVTDVNGHGTHVASTIVGSGAASGGDYKGVAPGADLYVGKVLGGAEGYGQDSWVMAGMQWAAESGADVVNMSLGDSYPTDGSDPMSQTVDALSAKYGTLFVIAAGNAGPETISAPGAAASALTVAATDKQDQLASFSSTGPLASSGALKPDISAPGVDITAARSQDMTDGGEGFYRTLSGTSMATPHVVGAAAILAQQHPDWTGAQLKEHLMSTAKGLDGGYSPYEVGTGRVDVAAAVRTAVRGTGSLFFGNYTWPHEPSDVPVTKDLTYTNTGSADVTLDLALSTTDATFGLGAAEVTVPAGGTAAVPVTGDPRSATAGRHVGYVTATDAATGKPVARTSVGLIKEEERYDLNIELVGRDGKPASGWVGVNLAGDVWPLSVYVEGSTTLRMAPGVYTVAGYLDVDGERADRSGLAVLVDPETELKDGSSDVVLDASKARLLQTEAPERTEDRQRKVDFNVHYAGQDAYTDYRSAYVLPPTYDDVYVAPTEPMKQGEFILTTRWRKGEPQFALSALGGGLRFDTLVQAGSDLGTSTDRLDAVYAGDGAVAAYEKVRAKGKLVVVRRSDDVTPQERAEAAAAAGAEALVVVNDGAGPLMEYVGESTIPVTTVHRDAGRTLIALARSGRVKLTARQTAYTPFVYDLTRDYPGQVPNRALVYKPSQRDLARIDARYYSATGGEAAEGYRSDFTLNPSFNLPEAERHPGTRTEWVTPGQDWREFHTQGVDEALPWSMVSGDNTYTKGSTTRLDWFAPATRPGQGESFGVYNSRWQNYMTWNVQAWASANDVMRLGGYLPWGETPSHLQVFQGAERIYDNPVSGDMQWQEVPAGNLPYRAVLDAERPADVFRLSTRTHTEWTFRSDTVDSDSFEPFSVLNLNYDLESDLHGDVKAGTTQRIAIKPVSMDGGTVPGRVTTVKLDVSYDDGATWRKVTLTQGADGRRTGSFRTAGKPGGYVSLRASAETSGGFGVSNEIIRAYGLR is encoded by the coding sequence ATGTTCTCTCCCTCCCCGTCCTCCGCCCCCCGGCGCAGACGCAGGCGACTGCTCTCGGCCCTCGCCGCGGTGCCGCTCCTGGCGTCCGGGCTCGCCGTACTGCAGGAGCCCGCGCAGGCCGCGCCCAGCAAGCCCCCCGTTCCCGCGAAGCCGACGGCAACCCACAAGGTCACCCTGGTCACCGGCGACGTCGTGACCGTCACCACCATGGCCGACGGCCGGCAGACCGCCGACGTCGACCGGCCCGACAGCGCCGTCGGCGGCGTGAAGGTGCAGAAGATCCACGGTGACCTCTTCGTCGTCCCGGACGAGGCGGCACCGCTGCTGAGCACGGACCGACTGGACCGGCGGCTGTTCGACGTCACCGCCCTCATCAAGATGGGGTACGACGACGCGAAGACGCCCTCGGTGCCCCTGATAGCGACGTACACCGGATCCAGGACCCGCGCCGCCACCGAGCCGACACCCCCGCGCGGCAGCAAGCTCACCCGCTCGCTCAAGGGCATCCGCGGCGCGGTGCTCAGCGAGCGGAAGCGCGAGGCCCGTACCTTCTGGACCTCGGTCGCACCGCAGGGCAGCGCGACGATGAGCGCCGGCGTGGACAAACTGTGGCTCGACGGCCGCGTGAAGGCCAGCCTGAAGGAGAGCGTGCCCCTGATCGGCGCGCCCGAGGCATGGAAGGCCGGATACACCGGCAAGGGCGTCAAGGTCGCGGTCCTCGACACCGGGATCGACGCCGACCACCCCGACTTCGCCGGCCTGATCGACGGCACGGCCAGCTTCGTGCCGGGTGAAGGCGTCACCGACGTCAACGGACACGGCACCCACGTGGCGAGCACCATCGTCGGTTCGGGCGCCGCGTCCGGGGGCGACTACAAGGGAGTCGCGCCGGGCGCCGACCTCTACGTCGGCAAGGTGCTGGGCGGCGCCGAGGGATACGGCCAGGACTCCTGGGTCATGGCCGGCATGCAGTGGGCCGCCGAATCGGGCGCCGACGTCGTGAACATGAGCCTCGGCGACTCCTACCCGACGGACGGCAGCGATCCGATGTCGCAGACCGTCGACGCACTGTCGGCGAAGTACGGCACGCTGTTCGTCATCGCCGCCGGCAACGCGGGCCCGGAGACCATCTCGGCCCCGGGCGCGGCCGCCTCGGCACTGACCGTGGCCGCCACGGACAAGCAGGACCAGCTCGCGTCCTTCTCCAGCACCGGTCCGCTGGCGTCCTCCGGCGCGCTGAAGCCCGACATCTCGGCGCCGGGCGTGGACATCACCGCGGCGCGCTCACAGGACATGACCGACGGAGGCGAGGGCTTCTACCGCACCCTCAGCGGCACGTCGATGGCCACCCCGCACGTGGTCGGCGCGGCGGCGATCCTGGCCCAGCAGCACCCGGACTGGACCGGGGCGCAGCTCAAGGAACACCTGATGAGCACCGCGAAGGGCCTGGACGGCGGGTACTCGCCGTACGAGGTCGGCACCGGCCGCGTCGATGTGGCGGCGGCGGTGCGCACCGCGGTCCGCGGCACCGGGTCGCTCTTCTTCGGCAACTACACGTGGCCCCACGAGCCGAGCGACGTCCCCGTCACGAAGGACCTGACCTACACGAACACCGGATCCGCCGACGTGACGCTCGACCTCGCGCTGAGCACCACCGACGCAACGTTCGGACTCGGAGCCGCCGAGGTGACCGTCCCCGCCGGTGGAACGGCCGCCGTCCCGGTGACCGGTGACCCGCGGTCCGCCACGGCAGGCCGTCACGTCGGATACGTGACCGCCACCGACGCCGCCACCGGAAAGCCCGTGGCCCGCACCTCCGTGGGCCTGATCAAGGAGGAGGAACGCTACGACCTGAACATCGAGCTCGTCGGCCGGGACGGCAAGCCCGCCTCCGGGTGGGTCGGGGTCAACCTCGCCGGCGACGTCTGGCCCTTGTCCGTCTACGTCGAGGGCTCGACCACCCTGCGCATGGCACCCGGCGTCTACACCGTCGCCGGCTACCTCGACGTGGACGGGGAGCGGGCCGACCGCTCGGGCCTGGCCGTCCTGGTGGACCCGGAGACCGAACTCAAGGACGGCTCCTCGGACGTGGTGCTGGACGCGAGCAAGGCCCGGCTGCTGCAGACCGAGGCCCCCGAGCGCACCGAGGACCGGCAGCGCAAGGTCGACTTCAACGTCCACTACGCCGGCCAGGACGCGTACACGGACTACCGCAGCGCCTACGTGCTCCCGCCGACGTACGACGACGTCTATGTCGCTCCGACGGAGCCGATGAAGCAGGGCGAGTTCATCCTGACGACCCGTTGGCGCAAGGGGGAGCCGCAGTTCGCGCTGAGCGCGCTGGGCGGAGGCCTCCGGTTCGACACGCTCGTGCAGGCGGGCAGCGACCTGGGCACCTCCACCGACCGGCTCGACGCCGTCTACGCCGGTGACGGTGCGGTGGCCGCCTACGAGAAGGTCAGGGCCAAGGGCAAGCTGGTGGTCGTCCGACGCAGCGACGACGTCACCCCGCAGGAACGCGCCGAGGCAGCGGCGGCGGCCGGCGCCGAGGCCCTGGTCGTGGTCAACGACGGTGCCGGTCCGCTGATGGAGTACGTGGGGGAGTCGACCATCCCGGTGACCACCGTGCACCGTGACGCCGGACGGACCCTGATCGCGCTGGCCAGGTCCGGCCGCGTGAAACTGACGGCCCGGCAGACCGCGTACACGCCCTTCGTCTACGACCTGACCCGCGACTATCCCGGTCAGGTGCCGAATCGAGCCCTCGTCTACAAGCCGTCCCAGCGCGACCTCGCCAGGATCGACGCCCGCTACTACTCGGCCACCGGCGGCGAGGCGGCCGAGGGCTACCGGTCCGACTTCACCCTCAACCCCTCGTTCAACCTTCCCGAGGCCGAGCGGCATCCGGGGACGCGGACCGAATGGGTGACTCCGGGCCAGGACTGGAGGGAGTTCCACACGCAGGGCGTCGACGAGGCCCTGCCGTGGTCGATGGTGTCCGGCGACAACACGTACACCAAGGGCAGCACCACCCGACTGGACTGGTTCGCTCCCGCGACGCGGCCCGGACAGGGCGAGTCCTTCGGCGTGTACAACTCCCGATGGCAGAACTACATGACCTGGAACGTCCAGGCGTGGGCCTCCGCAAACGACGTCATGCGGCTCGGCGGCTACCTGCCCTGGGGCGAGACACCGTCGCACCTCCAGGTCTTCCAGGGTGCCGAGCGGATCTACGACAACCCCGTCAGCGGCGACATGCAGTGGCAGGAGGTGCCGGCGGGCAACCTGCCCTACCGCGCCGTCCTCGACGCGGAGCGGCCCGCTGACGTCTTCCGGCTGTCCACCCGCACCCACACGGAGTGGACCTTCCGGTCCGACACGGTCGACTCCGACTCCTTCGAACCGTTCTCGGTCCTGAACCTGAACTACGACCTGGAGTCGGACCTTCACGGCGACGTCAAAGCCGGCACGACCCAGAGGATCGCCATCAAGCCGGTGTCCATGGACGGCGGAACCGTGCCCGGCAGAGTCACCACGGTGAAACTGGACGTCTCGTACGACGACGGCGCCACCTGGCGGAAAGTGACCCTCACCCAGGGCGCGGACGGCCGGCGGACGGGCTCGTTCAGAACGGCCGGGAAGCCGGGCGGATACGTCTCCCTTCGCGCGAGCGCCGAGACCAGCGGCGGCTTCGGAGTCAGCAACGAGATCATCCGGGCGTACGGCCTGCGATGA
- a CDS encoding type 1 glutamine amidotransferase domain-containing protein, whose translation MSDKPLNGHRVLVLVTNYGVEQDELVVPVNRLREDGADVTIAAVSSDPIQTLVGDKDPGETVEPTATLASLDPDGHQLLLLPGGTINADQLRLEPKALETVRAFASSGRPIAAICHGPWALVEAGVLDGKTLTSYPSVRTDIRNAGAKDWVDESVVSDTANGYTLVTSRTPKDLDDFLGAVNKALVGA comes from the coding sequence ATGTCCGACAAGCCCCTCAACGGTCACCGCGTGCTCGTCCTGGTCACCAACTACGGCGTGGAACAGGACGAGTTGGTGGTGCCGGTCAACCGACTGCGGGAGGACGGCGCCGATGTCACCATCGCCGCCGTGTCCTCGGACCCCATCCAGACCCTCGTCGGTGACAAGGACCCGGGCGAGACCGTCGAGCCCACGGCGACCCTCGCATCTCTGGATCCCGACGGGCACCAGCTGCTGCTGCTTCCCGGCGGAACCATCAACGCCGACCAACTCCGGCTCGAACCCAAGGCACTGGAGACGGTCAGGGCGTTCGCGTCCTCGGGCCGCCCGATCGCCGCGATCTGCCACGGCCCCTGGGCGCTGGTGGAAGCCGGCGTACTGGACGGGAAGACGCTGACCTCCTACCCCTCCGTGCGCACGGACATCCGGAACGCGGGCGCCAAGGACTGGGTCGACGAGTCCGTCGTGAGCGACACCGCGAACGGCTACACCCTGGTCACGTCCCGGACGCCGAAGGACCTCGACGACTTCCTCGGCGCCGTCAACAAGGCGCTGGTCGGCGCCTGA
- a CDS encoding TrmB family transcriptional regulator, which yields MLDVLGLEPDDEQVYRALLGLPDRPAGTLSELLALPRPQVDTCLARLVRWGLVIRSADERFTAAPPAMALGALISQRRDGLRAAEHALVTFAEEHRAAMQADSIVDLIEVVTGADAIRHRYLQVQQAARSQVRGFITAPFIALPPDENTAEPVALGRGVRFRAVLDRAVLAEPGIIGDAIASLRNGVQLRVADELPMKLMLADAELGLVPLATTPTGEPGAVLLHRSGLLDAMDTLFETVWRTAHPLELPATGEATEAAAERGAEGPTDLDRMILALLLAGVTDLTAATQLGLSPRTLHRRLRRLMDIAGVRTRMQLGGHAVRQGWVQA from the coding sequence ATGCTGGATGTCCTGGGCCTCGAACCGGACGACGAACAGGTCTACCGGGCCCTCCTCGGCCTGCCCGACCGCCCCGCCGGGACGCTGTCGGAGCTGCTCGCTCTGCCGCGTCCCCAGGTCGACACCTGCCTGGCACGCCTCGTCCGGTGGGGACTGGTGATCCGGTCGGCGGACGAACGGTTCACCGCGGCGCCGCCCGCCATGGCCCTCGGCGCTCTCATCAGTCAGCGCCGGGACGGGCTCCGCGCCGCCGAGCACGCCTTGGTGACCTTCGCCGAGGAACACCGCGCGGCCATGCAAGCGGACAGCATCGTCGACCTCATCGAGGTCGTCACCGGCGCGGACGCCATCCGCCATCGCTACCTCCAGGTACAGCAGGCGGCTCGGTCGCAGGTCCGCGGCTTCATCACCGCACCGTTCATCGCCCTGCCTCCCGACGAGAACACGGCCGAGCCGGTGGCCCTCGGCCGCGGCGTGCGCTTCCGCGCGGTCCTGGACCGTGCCGTCCTGGCGGAACCCGGCATCATCGGTGACGCGATCGCCTCCCTGCGCAACGGCGTACAGCTCCGCGTGGCCGACGAACTGCCCATGAAGCTCATGCTGGCCGACGCCGAACTCGGACTCGTCCCGCTGGCGACCACGCCGACCGGTGAACCCGGGGCGGTGCTCCTCCACCGCAGCGGCCTGCTCGACGCGATGGACACGCTGTTCGAGACCGTGTGGCGCACCGCCCACCCGCTGGAACTCCCGGCCACGGGCGAGGCGACCGAGGCCGCCGCGGAACGCGGAGCGGAGGGACCGACCGACCTCGACCGCATGATCCTCGCCCTCCTCCTGGCCGGAGTGACGGACCTGACGGCCGCGACCCAGCTCGGCCTGTCACCCCGCACCCTGCACCGCCGGCTGCGCCGCCTCATGGACATCGCCGGCGTCCGGACCCGGATGCAGCTCGGCGGTCACGCGGTCCGGCAGGGCTGGGTGCAGGCGTAG